One window of Candidatus Mycobacterium wuenschmannii genomic DNA carries:
- a CDS encoding LLM class F420-dependent oxidoreductase has protein sequence MTRFGYTLMTEQNGPKDLVRNAISAEHRGFDFEVASDHFSPWLTSQGHAPNAWAVLGAVAQATERVGLATYVTCPTMRYHPAVVAQQAATVQILADGRFTLGLGSGENLNEHVVGKGWPAVAQRQDMLREAVDIIRSLFSGELVDWRGDYYQVDSARLWDLPDAQVEIGIAMGGTKAIDKFGVLADHLIATEPSGDLVHEWHTARQAKNLAGGGRIIGQIPICWDPDRNAAIERAHDQFRWFGGGWKVNADLPTPAGFAGAAQFVRPEDVAESIPCGPDLDAIVDAVRPYWEAGFTDIALIQIGGDTQQQFLKEAAEPLLAALRSAA, from the coding sequence ATGACTCGGTTCGGCTATACCCTCATGACAGAGCAGAACGGCCCCAAAGACCTTGTCCGAAATGCGATTTCGGCTGAACATCGAGGCTTCGACTTCGAAGTCGCCAGCGACCACTTCTCGCCCTGGCTGACATCGCAGGGACACGCGCCCAATGCGTGGGCCGTGTTAGGCGCGGTGGCGCAGGCCACCGAGCGAGTCGGCCTTGCCACCTACGTGACCTGCCCGACCATGCGCTATCACCCGGCGGTCGTCGCGCAGCAGGCGGCGACGGTGCAGATCCTCGCCGACGGGCGCTTCACCCTAGGCCTCGGTAGTGGCGAGAACCTCAACGAACACGTCGTCGGGAAGGGTTGGCCCGCGGTCGCGCAGCGGCAGGACATGCTGCGTGAGGCGGTCGACATCATCCGCAGCCTCTTCAGCGGCGAGCTGGTGGATTGGCGCGGGGACTACTACCAGGTGGACTCCGCCCGCCTGTGGGACCTGCCCGACGCTCAAGTCGAGATCGGCATCGCCATGGGCGGCACGAAAGCGATCGACAAGTTCGGCGTGCTGGCCGATCACCTGATTGCGACCGAGCCCAGCGGCGACCTCGTGCACGAGTGGCATACCGCTCGGCAGGCCAAGAATCTGGCCGGCGGCGGCCGGATCATCGGCCAGATTCCGATCTGCTGGGACCCAGATCGCAACGCGGCGATCGAGCGCGCGCACGATCAGTTTCGCTGGTTCGGCGGCGGTTGGAAAGTCAACGCGGACTTGCCCACCCCCGCGGGATTCGCCGGCGCGGCGCAGTTCGTCCGGCCAGAGGACGTCGCCGAGAGCATTCCCTGCGGCCCCGATCTGGACGCCATCGTCGACGCAGTGCGACCGTATTGGGAAGCCGGCTTCACCGACATCGCGCTGATTCAGATCGGCGGCGACACCCAACAGCAATTCCTGAAAGAGGCCGCCGAACCGTTGCTCGCAGCGCTCAGGTCGGCGGCATAG
- a CDS encoding SDR family NAD(P)-dependent oxidoreductase — protein MRVIVTGGNSGVGAATAASLAAAGHNVVIACRTIPKAERAAAAMDGDVTVGQLDLADLASVRKFADSVDGVDVLINNAGVLGLPLTRTADGFEAHMGTNYLGHFALTCLLGNRISDRVISVVSSSYAVSRLHIDDLNWNHREYSTWSAYGESKLAVMLFNHELTRRGVRTYMTDPGATNTDITRDASGIVPWIRDHTFRGFPAHSAATGARSTIQAVTTDLPSGTYLAPRFSQWGRPKVATPRGKARDTAMARRLWDLSVELTGCDWTV, from the coding sequence GTGAGAGTCATCGTCACCGGCGGCAACAGTGGTGTCGGCGCCGCCACCGCCGCCAGCCTCGCCGCCGCCGGGCACAACGTTGTCATCGCCTGCCGGACCATCCCGAAAGCCGAACGGGCCGCCGCCGCAATGGACGGCGACGTGACCGTCGGCCAGCTGGACCTGGCCGACCTCGCCAGCGTGCGGAAGTTCGCCGACTCGGTCGACGGCGTCGACGTGCTGATCAACAACGCCGGGGTGCTGGGCCTGCCGCTGACCCGGACCGCCGACGGGTTCGAGGCGCACATGGGCACCAACTACCTCGGCCACTTCGCCTTGACCTGTCTGCTCGGCAACCGGATCTCCGACCGGGTCATCTCAGTGGTCAGCTCGTCTTACGCAGTGAGCCGCCTGCACATCGACGACCTCAACTGGAACCACCGCGAATACTCCACCTGGTCGGCGTACGGCGAGTCGAAGCTGGCGGTCATGCTGTTCAACCACGAGCTGACCCGTCGCGGCGTGCGCACCTACATGACGGATCCGGGCGCGACGAACACCGACATCACCCGCGACGCCAGCGGCATCGTCCCGTGGATCCGCGATCACACCTTTCGCGGCTTCCCCGCCCACAGCGCCGCCACCGGAGCCCGGTCCACCATTCAGGCGGTCACCACCGACCTGCCGAGCGGCACGTACCTCGCGCCCCGCTTCAGCCAATGGGGCCGGCCGAAGGTCGCCACCCCGCGCGGCAAGGCGCGTGACACCGCGATGGCGCGTCGTCTCTGGGACCTGTCCGTCGAGCTGACCGGCTGCGACTGGACCGTTTGA
- a CDS encoding DUF58 domain-containing protein, whose protein sequence is MVLTGRTGLIALLSVVPIVASPWPQATFAALLGLLAVAVAADIALAANIFQLQYTRLPSGSVRLGETVTIALLIHNAGRRRLRGRVRDAWPPSTQTEPVSHAVDIAAGQGVRLDTLLRPIRRGDQRSAAVTARSIGPLGLAGRQRSRPVPSEVRVLPPFLSRKHLPSRLARLREIDGLLPTLTRGQGTEFDSLREYVVGDDVRSIDWRATARRADVVVRTWRPERDRRVVIVLDTGRTSAGRVGVDPTAGDPSGWPRLDWSMDAALLLAALASRAGDTVDFLAHDRISRAGVFGASRTELLARVVEAMAPLKPALIESDSTAMVSAIIKRTRRRALVVLMTDLNASALDEGLLPVLPLLSTKHQVIVAAVGDPRVDQLAAGRSDVAAVYDAAAAERCRGERSAIATRLRYSGVEVIDAPPTELAPALADRYLAMKAAGRL, encoded by the coding sequence GTGGTGCTGACCGGGCGCACCGGGCTGATCGCGCTGCTGAGTGTGGTGCCGATCGTGGCATCACCCTGGCCGCAGGCGACTTTCGCGGCGCTGCTCGGCCTGCTCGCGGTCGCGGTCGCAGCCGATATCGCATTGGCGGCCAATATTTTTCAGCTGCAATACACCCGGCTACCGAGCGGCTCGGTGCGACTCGGCGAGACGGTGACCATCGCGCTGCTGATCCACAACGCCGGTCGGCGGCGTCTCCGGGGCCGGGTGCGCGACGCCTGGCCGCCGAGCACTCAGACCGAGCCGGTCAGTCACGCCGTCGATATCGCTGCGGGACAAGGTGTTCGGCTGGATACCCTGCTGCGGCCGATCCGGCGCGGCGACCAACGGTCGGCGGCGGTCACCGCACGCTCGATCGGCCCCCTCGGGTTGGCGGGCCGGCAACGCTCGCGCCCGGTGCCGAGCGAGGTGCGGGTGCTGCCGCCGTTCCTGTCGCGTAAACACCTGCCGTCGCGGCTGGCCAGACTGCGGGAGATCGACGGCCTGCTGCCGACGCTGACGCGCGGCCAGGGCACTGAATTCGATTCGCTGCGTGAGTATGTGGTCGGCGACGACGTCCGCTCCATCGACTGGCGGGCGACCGCCCGTCGCGCCGACGTCGTGGTCCGCACCTGGCGCCCGGAACGCGATCGCCGCGTCGTGATCGTGCTCGACACCGGACGCACCTCGGCTGGCCGCGTAGGCGTTGACCCGACCGCCGGCGACCCCAGCGGCTGGCCGCGACTGGACTGGTCGATGGATGCCGCGCTGCTGTTGGCCGCGCTGGCTTCGCGGGCCGGTGACACCGTCGACTTCCTCGCACACGACCGGATCAGCAGGGCAGGCGTCTTCGGCGCCTCGCGGACCGAGTTGCTGGCACGCGTCGTCGAGGCGATGGCTCCGCTGAAGCCGGCGCTCATCGAATCCGACTCCACTGCAATGGTTTCCGCGATCATCAAACGAACTCGGCGCCGCGCACTGGTGGTGCTGATGACCGACCTCAACGCGAGCGCCCTCGACGAGGGCTTGCTGCCGGTGCTGCCCCTGCTGTCAACCAAGCATCAGGTGATCGTCGCCGCGGTCGGTGACCCGCGGGTCGACCAGTTGGCGGCCGGGCGCTCCGATGTGGCCGCGGTCTACGACGCGGCGGCGGCCGAACGCTGCCGCGGCGAGCGGTCCGCGATCGCG
- a CDS encoding CDGSH iron-sulfur domain-containing protein, producing the protein MSDAPRVRVVRNGPVLIPGPVSIETPNGEVVDSDRFMVAICTCRRSKIYPMCDTSHRRCRPAAQQDSVQGSA; encoded by the coding sequence GTGAGCGACGCCCCACGCGTGCGGGTGGTGCGCAACGGTCCGGTGCTGATTCCCGGTCCGGTGAGCATCGAGACCCCGAACGGCGAGGTCGTCGATTCGGACCGTTTTATGGTGGCCATTTGCACCTGTCGGCGAAGCAAAATCTATCCGATGTGCGACACCAGCCACCGACGTTGCCGGCCTGCGGCGCAGCAGGATTCAGTCCAGGGGTCGGCGTAG
- a CDS encoding DUF4129 domain-containing protein: protein MPAIDIDRDAAHDAAQRELDKPIYPRSSVSDRVQEWIHELLYRLVEKGSSLPGGWLTIVVLVALLVAAVVVAVRIWRRTIRTRAGGDYLLFDAGQLTAAEHRAIAERFAAEENWTAAIRHRLRAVARALEENGTLDPAPGRTASELASHAAERLPALTAELSRSATTFNDVTYGERPGTQAAYQMIVDLDDHLRLRSAAGDFGTAEPRTVDAWTPVR, encoded by the coding sequence ATGCCCGCCATCGACATCGACCGCGACGCCGCGCACGACGCCGCCCAGCGCGAACTGGACAAGCCGATCTATCCCAGGAGCTCGGTCTCGGACCGCGTTCAGGAGTGGATCCACGAACTGCTGTACCGGCTCGTCGAGAAGGGCTCGTCACTGCCGGGCGGATGGTTGACCATCGTCGTGCTGGTCGCGCTGCTGGTGGCCGCAGTGGTGGTTGCCGTCCGCATCTGGCGCCGAACGATCCGCACCCGTGCCGGTGGTGACTACCTGCTGTTCGATGCCGGCCAGCTGACCGCGGCCGAACATCGCGCGATCGCGGAACGCTTTGCGGCCGAGGAGAACTGGACCGCGGCGATTCGCCATCGGCTGCGCGCGGTGGCCCGCGCCCTGGAGGAGAACGGCACCCTGGACCCGGCGCCTGGCCGCACCGCCAGCGAGCTGGCCAGCCATGCCGCCGAACGCCTACCCGCGCTGACCGCCGAATTATCCCGTTCGGCAACCACTTTCAACGACGTCACCTACGGCGAGCGGCCCGGCACCCAGGCCGCCTACCAGATGATCGTCGACCTCGATGATCATCTCCGGCTCCGCTCTGCCGCCGGAGACTTCGGCACAGCCGAACCACGAACAGTCGACGCGTGGACCCCGGTGCGGTGA
- a CDS encoding DUF4350 domain-containing protein → MDPGAVTATLAPARVRRRPWWWLLAALVAVSTVAAIGTYLTAPRPGGRLDPEATGPDGAHALVSLLRDQGVTVVVANTVDEAVAAARPGSLLLFGQTQRITAEPLLKRLAGTPGDLLLVEPTSRARAALSPGIRSAGGAAAKDQPDCALREANRAGSADLGAANTFEAVGDRSVTSCYGGAVVRYRDDDRSVTVVGSLEFMTNGRLLRAGNAALAMNLAGQHSRLVWFAPQHAEGGSAAKGKIFDLIPANVSWMVVQLWLAVALVALWKGRRIGPLVAEELPVVVRASETVEGRGRLYRSRRARDRAAQALRTATLQRVLPRLGLAAEAQPPALVQAIAARTRSDPELVGHILFGPPPATDADLVQLTHALDDIERQVAQS, encoded by the coding sequence GTGGACCCCGGTGCGGTGACGGCGACGCTGGCACCCGCGCGGGTGCGTCGACGGCCGTGGTGGTGGCTGCTGGCCGCGCTGGTCGCCGTCTCGACCGTTGCCGCGATCGGCACGTACCTGACCGCCCCGCGGCCGGGCGGGCGGTTGGACCCCGAAGCGACCGGACCCGACGGCGCACATGCGCTGGTTTCGCTCTTACGGGACCAAGGCGTCACTGTCGTCGTCGCGAACACCGTCGACGAGGCGGTCGCCGCGGCGCGCCCGGGGTCGCTGTTGCTGTTCGGCCAGACGCAGCGCATCACCGCCGAGCCACTGCTGAAACGACTCGCCGGCACCCCCGGCGACCTGCTGCTCGTCGAGCCCACGTCGCGGGCACGCGCCGCACTGTCACCTGGCATCCGGTCGGCCGGCGGCGCGGCGGCCAAGGACCAACCGGATTGCGCTCTGCGGGAAGCGAATCGGGCCGGGTCAGCGGACCTGGGCGCCGCGAACACCTTCGAGGCCGTCGGTGACCGGTCGGTGACCAGCTGCTACGGCGGCGCGGTGGTGCGCTACCGCGACGACGACCGCAGCGTGACGGTGGTCGGCAGCCTCGAGTTCATGACGAACGGCCGGTTGTTGCGCGCCGGCAACGCCGCGCTGGCGATGAACCTGGCCGGCCAGCATTCGCGGCTGGTGTGGTTCGCCCCGCAGCACGCCGAGGGCGGGTCGGCGGCCAAGGGAAAGATCTTCGACCTGATCCCGGCGAACGTGTCCTGGATGGTCGTCCAGCTGTGGCTGGCCGTCGCGCTCGTCGCGTTGTGGAAGGGCCGGCGGATCGGGCCGCTGGTCGCGGAGGAACTGCCGGTGGTGGTGCGCGCATCGGAGACCGTCGAGGGCCGCGGCCGGCTGTACCGGTCACGCCGGGCCCGCGACCGCGCGGCGCAGGCCTTGCGCACCGCGACACTGCAGCGCGTGCTGCCGCGGCTCGGCCTTGCTGCCGAAGCCCAACCTCCGGCGCTCGTGCAGGCCATCGCGGCGCGAACTCGATCGGATCCAGAACTGGTGGGGCACATCCTGTTCGGGCCGCCGCCAGCCACCGACGCGGACCTGGTACAGCTCACCCATGCACTCGATGACATCGAAAGGCAGGTTGCACAGTCATGA
- a CDS encoding HemK2/MTQ2 family protein methyltransferase: MTTAYDTASGTFDTDGVYLPQHDSYLLIDSLKRTQLARGRRVLDLCTGSGVVAIAAAELGAARVTAFDICPKAVRCSQGNAVHAGVDVDVCEGSWSGALDYAPFDLIVSNPPYVPTPPAGDTNVIPITAGPARAWDAGVDGRMVLDPLCESAAGLLDAGGSLLMVHSALSGVDKSLDSLRATGLDAEVVASQTIPFGPVLSARVGWLEVTGQIERGCRTEELVVIRADKP, translated from the coding sequence GTGACCACTGCTTATGACACTGCCTCGGGTACCTTCGACACCGATGGCGTCTACCTTCCCCAGCACGACTCGTATCTGCTGATCGACAGCCTCAAGCGCACCCAATTAGCCCGTGGCCGCCGGGTTTTGGACCTCTGCACCGGTAGCGGCGTCGTCGCCATCGCCGCGGCGGAACTGGGTGCGGCGCGCGTGACGGCATTCGACATCTGCCCGAAAGCGGTTCGGTGTTCGCAGGGTAACGCCGTACACGCCGGAGTCGACGTCGACGTGTGCGAGGGATCATGGTCTGGCGCACTGGATTACGCGCCGTTCGACCTCATCGTCTCGAACCCGCCCTATGTACCGACCCCGCCCGCCGGCGATACCAATGTCATCCCGATCACGGCGGGTCCGGCACGGGCCTGGGACGCCGGTGTCGACGGCCGGATGGTGCTGGACCCACTCTGCGAGTCGGCTGCCGGGCTGCTGGACGCCGGGGGATCGCTGCTGATGGTGCATTCGGCGCTGTCGGGCGTGGACAAATCCCTGGACTCGCTGCGCGCAACCGGTCTCGACGCCGAAGTCGTTGCCTCGCAGACGATTCCTTTCGGTCCCGTGCTGTCGGCGCGGGTCGGTTGGCTGGAAGTCACCGGCCAGATCGAGCGAGGTTGCCGGACCGAGGAGTTGGTCGTGATCAGGGCGGACAAGCCGTGA
- a CDS encoding iron-containing redox enzyme family protein — protein sequence MVEPLLPPAHGPLSAAVRRTLTEPAPRDHLTRIAASVRDSEPFGLDLQLALYMCYELHYRGFAGVDPTWEWNPGLLHLRAQLERTFLAAVWRDVGPIDSGRTAEAEMDELSIEAADGSGPSYWLRDNGTWQQMREYFVHRSLYHLKEGDPHAFAIPRLGGQAKASFVAVEYDEYGAGHGARVHQQLFADLLTAAELDATYLAYLDYVPAEALAVVNLMSLFGLHRQHRGAAVGHFAATEITSSPGSRRMVSALRRLDAPPQCVTFYSEHVEADAVHEQVVRRDVVGELVAREPHLDRDVVFGIRANAAVEDRLADVIMAAWKADETSLRRPLD from the coding sequence ATCGTCGAACCCCTGCTGCCGCCAGCACACGGGCCGTTGTCAGCGGCGGTTCGACGCACCCTCACCGAGCCGGCGCCCCGCGATCATCTGACGCGCATCGCCGCGTCGGTACGCGACTCGGAACCGTTCGGTCTGGATCTTCAACTCGCCCTGTACATGTGCTACGAGTTGCACTACCGGGGTTTCGCCGGCGTCGACCCCACCTGGGAGTGGAACCCCGGATTGCTCCATCTACGAGCCCAATTGGAACGCACATTCCTCGCAGCGGTCTGGCGCGATGTCGGGCCCATCGATTCCGGCCGGACCGCGGAAGCCGAGATGGACGAGCTGTCGATCGAGGCTGCCGACGGCTCGGGGCCGTCATATTGGTTGCGGGACAACGGAACCTGGCAGCAGATGCGTGAGTACTTCGTGCATCGTTCGCTCTATCATCTCAAAGAGGGTGACCCGCACGCCTTCGCGATTCCACGCCTCGGCGGGCAGGCCAAAGCATCCTTCGTGGCGGTCGAGTACGACGAGTACGGCGCGGGACACGGGGCGAGGGTGCACCAGCAGCTCTTCGCCGACCTGCTGACCGCGGCGGAACTCGACGCGACCTACCTGGCCTACCTCGACTACGTTCCGGCCGAGGCGCTCGCGGTGGTAAACCTCATGTCGCTCTTCGGATTACACCGGCAGCACCGCGGCGCCGCGGTCGGTCACTTCGCCGCGACCGAGATCACCTCGTCGCCGGGATCGCGCCGGATGGTCAGTGCGCTGCGCCGACTCGACGCCCCGCCGCAGTGTGTCACGTTCTACAGCGAACACGTCGAGGCGGACGCGGTACACGAGCAGGTGGTCAGACGTGACGTGGTCGGCGAACTGGTGGCGCGCGAACCGCACCTGGACCGAGACGTGGTGTTCGGCATCCGCGCGAACGCCGCAGTCGAAGACCGGCTCGCCGACGTGATCATGGCGGCGTGGAAAGCGGACGAAACCTCGCTACGCCGACCCCTGGACTGA
- a CDS encoding GatB/YqeY domain-containing protein, which produces MAELKSRLRTDLTDAMKAKDKLRTATLRMLLAAIQTEEVSGKEARELSDDEVLKVLAKESRKRGEAAEIYTQNGRGELAANEHAEARVIDEYLPTQLTDAEVADVADTAIAQVAEEIGERPGMKQMGQVMKAATALAAGKADGARLSKAVKDRL; this is translated from the coding sequence ATGGCCGAACTCAAGTCCCGACTGCGGACCGACCTCACCGACGCGATGAAGGCGAAGGACAAGCTGCGCACCGCGACGCTGCGAATGCTGCTGGCCGCGATCCAGACCGAAGAGGTCTCGGGCAAGGAGGCCCGCGAGCTCTCCGACGACGAGGTGCTCAAAGTGCTGGCCAAGGAGTCACGCAAGCGTGGCGAGGCGGCGGAGATCTACACCCAGAACGGCCGCGGTGAGCTCGCGGCCAACGAGCACGCCGAGGCGCGGGTCATCGACGAGTACCTGCCGACTCAGCTGACCGACGCCGAGGTGGCCGATGTCGCCGACACCGCGATCGCCCAGGTGGCCGAGGAGATCGGCGAGCGGCCGGGGATGAAGCAGATGGGACAGGTGATGAAGGCGGCCACCGCGCTCGCCGCCGGCAAGGCCGACGGTGCCCGGCTGTCCAAGGCGGTCAAAGACCGGCTGTGA
- a CDS encoding AAA family ATPase has product MTQPPPDQSARNALLALRGEIGKAVVGQEAVITGLVIALLCRGHVLLEGVPGVAKTLLVRSLAAALQLDFKRVQFTPDLMPGDITGSLVYDNRTAEFTFRSGPVFTNLLLADEINRTPPKTQAALLEAMEERQVSVDGEPRALPDPFIVAATQNPIEYEGTYQLPEAQLDRFLLKLEVPLPPRDAEIAILGRHARGFDPRDLSAIRPVAGAADLAAGRDAVRRVLVADEVLGYIVDIVGSTRHSPALQLGVSPRGATALLTTARSWAWLSGRNYVTPDDVKAMARPTLRHRVMLRPEAELEGANTDGVLDGILASVPVPR; this is encoded by the coding sequence ATGACTCAACCACCCCCGGATCAGTCGGCGCGCAACGCGCTGCTCGCGTTGCGCGGCGAGATCGGCAAGGCCGTGGTCGGGCAGGAAGCGGTGATCACCGGCCTGGTGATCGCGCTGCTGTGCCGGGGCCACGTGCTGCTCGAAGGTGTTCCGGGCGTGGCGAAGACGCTGCTGGTGCGATCCCTGGCCGCGGCCCTGCAGCTGGATTTCAAGCGCGTCCAGTTCACCCCCGACCTGATGCCCGGCGACATCACCGGATCGCTGGTCTACGACAACCGGACCGCCGAGTTCACCTTCCGCAGCGGACCGGTGTTCACCAACCTGCTGCTGGCCGACGAGATCAACCGGACGCCGCCGAAAACGCAGGCCGCGCTGCTGGAGGCGATGGAGGAGCGTCAGGTCAGCGTGGACGGCGAGCCCAGGGCGCTGCCCGACCCGTTCATCGTTGCGGCAACGCAGAATCCGATCGAATACGAGGGCACCTATCAGCTGCCGGAGGCGCAACTCGACCGGTTCCTGCTGAAGCTCGAGGTGCCACTGCCGCCGCGGGACGCCGAAATCGCCATCCTCGGCCGGCATGCCCGCGGCTTCGACCCTCGCGACCTGTCGGCGATCCGGCCGGTGGCCGGTGCGGCAGACCTGGCCGCCGGACGGGACGCGGTGCGCCGGGTGCTGGTCGCCGACGAGGTGCTCGGCTACATCGTCGACATCGTCGGCTCGACCCGGCACTCGCCCGCGCTGCAGCTCGGCGTATCTCCGCGTGGCGCAACCGCTTTGCTGACCACCGCCCGATCGTGGGCGTGGCTGTCCGGGCGCAACTACGTGACCCCCGATGACGTGAAGGCGATGGCCCGGCCGACGTTGCGGCACCGGGTCATGTTGCGGCCCGAGGCCGAACTCGAGGGCGCCAACACCGACGGCGTGCTCGACGGCATCCTGGCCTCGGTCCCGGTGCCGCGCTAG
- a CDS encoding type 1 glutamine amidotransferase domain-containing protein, with product MSNTLQGRTIAILAADGVEKVELETPRAQLVELGAEVLVVSLKTGDIQARNHDLDPAGTIRVDRVVSDASVDDYDALVLPGGTVNPDKLRLDDAAVAFVRDFVNSGKPVAAICHGPWTLVEAGVVEGRRLTSYPSIRTDLRNAGATVVDEQVVADGNVITSRSPDDLPAFCTTLVDHIQGSPART from the coding sequence ATGTCGAACACATTGCAGGGCAGGACGATAGCGATCCTGGCCGCCGATGGCGTCGAGAAGGTCGAACTGGAAACACCCCGCGCGCAGCTGGTGGAACTCGGCGCGGAGGTGCTGGTGGTGTCACTGAAAACCGGTGATATCCAAGCCCGTAACCACGATCTCGATCCGGCTGGAACGATCCGCGTCGACCGGGTCGTGTCGGATGCATCCGTGGACGACTACGACGCACTCGTATTGCCCGGCGGCACCGTCAACCCGGACAAGTTGCGACTCGACGACGCGGCGGTGGCATTCGTGCGCGACTTCGTCAACTCAGGCAAGCCGGTCGCAGCCATCTGTCACGGGCCGTGGACGCTGGTGGAGGCGGGGGTCGTCGAAGGACGCAGGCTCACCTCCTACCCGAGCATCCGCACCGATCTGCGTAACGCCGGTGCCACGGTGGTCGACGAGCAAGTCGTGGCGGACGGCAACGTGATCACCAGTCGATCACCCGACGACCTGCCGGCGTTCTGCACGACGCTCGTTGATCACATACAGGGTTCACCTGCGCGGACCTGA